From the Gordonia bronchialis DSM 43247 genome, one window contains:
- a CDS encoding esterase/lipase family protein, translating to MRIHSRVGTLIAGAAIALGVTIAPLATTTATAAPKPAGEKVVFLIPGQQVTSSPRAYEQAYGALATSLRTAGYRVTYIPAGGLNVAADAALIKRTIDPVAKRASFVGIVAHSAGGLGGRYYLKFLDGAANVNQYVAIGTAQYGSPGGCSQPVRGGFDTCMYSDVIKRLNKGPDAPGPTRYSVVQSDGEWTDGRLDGTPQCRSYSPVPLANTGFDHTIEPTQPVIIANTITSLRGGCAGNVVTDKVDSFTWQSTLFPGFPPPARDLLRDQMPRIVPAPR from the coding sequence ATGCGCATCCACAGCAGGGTTGGAACGCTGATCGCGGGAGCCGCGATCGCACTCGGGGTGACCATCGCACCACTGGCGACGACCACGGCCACCGCCGCGCCGAAGCCGGCCGGCGAGAAGGTCGTGTTCCTCATCCCGGGTCAGCAGGTGACCTCGTCGCCGCGCGCCTACGAGCAGGCCTACGGCGCCCTCGCCACGTCGCTGCGCACCGCCGGGTACCGCGTGACCTACATCCCCGCCGGCGGGCTGAACGTCGCCGCCGACGCCGCGCTGATCAAACGGACCATCGACCCGGTCGCCAAGCGCGCCTCCTTCGTCGGCATCGTCGCGCACAGTGCGGGCGGCCTCGGCGGGCGCTACTACCTCAAGTTCCTCGACGGTGCCGCCAACGTGAACCAGTACGTCGCGATCGGCACCGCCCAGTACGGGTCGCCAGGCGGATGCTCGCAACCGGTCCGGGGCGGCTTCGACACCTGCATGTACTCCGACGTCATCAAACGCCTCAACAAGGGCCCCGACGCCCCCGGACCGACGCGCTACTCGGTGGTGCAGTCCGACGGCGAGTGGACCGACGGCCGTCTGGACGGCACCCCGCAGTGCCGGTCGTACTCCCCGGTTCCGCTGGCCAACACCGGGTTCGACCACACCATCGAACCCACCCAGCCGGTGATCATCGCCAACACCATCACCTCGCTGCGCGGTGGCTGCGCCGGCAACGTGGTCACCGACAAGGTGGACAGCTTCACCTGGCAGTCCACCCTGTTCCCCGGTTTCCCGCCCCCGGCCCGCGACCTGCTGCGCGATCAGATGCCGCGGATCGTCCCCGCGCCCCGGTGA
- a CDS encoding peptide deformylase, with protein sequence MAILPICIIGEPVLHRRTEPVPLDDAGKPSAEVIALLDDMYDTMDAAHGVGLAANQVGVGLRMFVYDCPEGERYVPERRRGEVINPVLETSEIPETMPDPDDNDEGCLSVPGEQFPTGRADWARVTGVDRTGAEVVVEGTGFFARMLQHETGHLDGFLYVDVLVGRNARAAKKAIKKNKWGVPGLTWTPGEVEDPFGHDD encoded by the coding sequence ATGGCCATTCTCCCCATCTGCATCATCGGCGAGCCGGTGCTGCATCGTCGCACCGAGCCGGTGCCGCTCGACGATGCGGGCAAGCCGTCGGCCGAGGTCATCGCCCTGCTCGACGACATGTACGACACGATGGACGCCGCCCACGGCGTGGGCCTGGCGGCCAATCAGGTCGGCGTCGGACTGCGCATGTTCGTTTACGACTGCCCCGAGGGTGAGCGGTATGTGCCCGAGCGCCGCCGCGGCGAGGTGATCAATCCGGTGCTGGAGACCTCGGAGATCCCCGAGACCATGCCCGATCCCGACGACAACGACGAAGGCTGCCTGTCGGTGCCGGGTGAACAGTTCCCGACGGGCCGCGCAGACTGGGCCCGGGTGACCGGGGTGGATCGCACCGGCGCGGAGGTCGTGGTCGAGGGCACCGGCTTCTTTGCCCGCATGCTGCAGCACGAGACCGGTCACCTCGACGGCTTCCTCTACGTCGACGTCCTCGTCGGACGCAACGCCCGCGCGGCCAAGAAGGCCATCAAGAAGAACAAGTGGGGTGTGCCCGGCCTGACCTGGACACCGGGCGAGGTCGAGGATCCCTTCGGCCACGACGACTGA
- a CDS encoding Na+/H+ antiporter subunit D: protein MTPQQSWLPVLITLPTLVPMLAAALTLLRGRSPRFQRAIATGAIGVAFIASCLMLYLTNRYGTWSLTIGGWGDKGFGNGPLGITLVVDQLAALMLVVAVGVLLCVVVYAIGQGIRDGTTHQPVSIFLPSYLILTAGVCNAFLAGDLFNLYVSFEVLLAASFVLLTLGASAERVRAGASYVMVSMVSSLIFLSGIAFAYATTGTLNLAEMALRLDDVPDGTRNALYAVLLVAFGIKAAVFPLSAWLPDSYPTAPAPVTAVFAGLLTKVGVYAIIRAHTLLFPGGSMDDMLLIAGLLTMLIGIFGAIAQSDIKRLLSFTLVSHIGYMVFGIALSSELGMSAAIYYVAHHILVQTTLFLVVGLIERQAGSASLRRLGGLIASPVLAALFLIPALNLGGIPPFSGFIGKVALLEAGAQNGSVLAWFLVAGSVVTSLLTLYVVARIWTKGFWRPRADAPEGDMADRGPSALIDESSDIAFDDRADVGRMPVAMVVPTAIMVAAGLVLTLWAGPIIDFTDRAATDLVNRTVYIDAVLGEGSGSR from the coding sequence ATGACCCCCCAGCAATCGTGGCTGCCGGTACTGATCACGCTGCCCACGCTCGTCCCGATGCTCGCCGCGGCGCTCACCCTGCTGCGCGGTCGCAGTCCCCGTTTCCAGCGCGCGATCGCGACCGGCGCCATCGGCGTCGCGTTCATCGCGTCGTGCCTGATGCTGTACCTGACCAACCGGTACGGCACCTGGTCACTGACCATCGGCGGCTGGGGCGACAAGGGTTTCGGCAACGGCCCGCTCGGCATCACGCTGGTGGTCGATCAACTCGCCGCGCTGATGCTGGTGGTGGCCGTCGGCGTGCTGCTGTGCGTCGTCGTCTACGCGATCGGCCAGGGTATCCGCGACGGCACCACCCATCAGCCTGTGTCGATCTTTCTGCCGTCGTATCTCATCCTCACCGCGGGCGTGTGCAACGCCTTCCTCGCCGGCGACCTGTTCAACCTCTACGTGTCCTTCGAGGTACTGCTCGCGGCCAGCTTCGTGCTGCTCACGCTCGGGGCCAGCGCCGAACGTGTCCGCGCGGGTGCGTCGTACGTGATGGTCTCGATGGTGTCGTCGCTGATCTTCCTCTCCGGCATCGCCTTCGCCTATGCGACGACGGGCACGCTGAACCTGGCGGAGATGGCCCTGCGCCTCGATGACGTCCCCGACGGCACCCGCAACGCGCTGTATGCGGTGCTGCTGGTGGCCTTCGGCATCAAGGCGGCGGTGTTCCCGCTGTCGGCGTGGTTGCCCGACTCCTATCCGACGGCCCCGGCCCCGGTCACCGCGGTGTTCGCCGGCTTGCTGACCAAGGTCGGTGTGTACGCGATCATCCGTGCGCACACGCTGCTGTTCCCCGGCGGATCGATGGACGACATGCTGCTCATCGCCGGCTTGCTCACCATGCTGATCGGCATCTTCGGCGCGATCGCCCAGTCCGACATCAAACGATTGTTGTCGTTCACCCTGGTCAGCCACATCGGCTACATGGTGTTCGGTATCGCGTTGTCCTCGGAGCTGGGGATGTCGGCGGCCATCTACTACGTCGCCCATCACATCCTGGTGCAGACCACCCTGTTCCTGGTGGTGGGTCTGATCGAGCGGCAGGCCGGTTCCGCGTCGTTGCGGCGGCTCGGCGGGCTCATCGCCAGCCCGGTGCTGGCCGCCCTGTTCCTGATACCGGCGCTGAATCTGGGTGGCATCCCACCGTTCTCGGGCTTCATCGGCAAGGTGGCACTGCTGGAGGCGGGTGCCCAGAACGGGTCGGTGCTGGCCTGGTTCCTGGTCGCGGGTTCGGTGGTGACCAGCCTGCTCACGCTGTACGTGGTGGCGCGCATCTGGACCAAAGGCTTCTGGCGCCCGCGCGCCGACGCCCCCGAAGGCGACATGGCCGACCGCGGCCCCTCGGCACTGATCGACGAGAGTTCCGACATCGCCTTCGACGACCGCGCCGACGTGGGCCGCATGCCGGTCGCGATGGTGGTCCCCACAGCCATCATGGTGGCGGCCGGCCTGGTGCTGACGCTGTGGGCCGGACCGATCATCGACTTCACCGATCGCGCCGCCACCGACCTCGTCAATCGCACCGTCTACATCGACGCCGTGCTGGGTGAAGGGAGTGGGTCACGGTGA
- a CDS encoding DUF3263 domain-containing protein has translation MDGAAARSQKQGDQPTPENAAADQSAVDPHEVGADGLSRREHDILAFERQWWKYAGAKEEAIKELFGLSATRYYQVLNALVDRPEALAADPMLVKRLRRLRASRQKARAARRLGFEIT, from the coding sequence ATGGACGGCGCAGCTGCGCGTAGCCAGAAGCAGGGCGATCAACCCACCCCCGAGAACGCCGCCGCCGATCAATCGGCGGTGGACCCGCACGAGGTAGGGGCGGACGGGTTGTCACGACGGGAACACGACATCCTGGCCTTCGAGCGTCAGTGGTGGAAGTACGCGGGGGCCAAGGAAGAAGCCATCAAAGAGCTGTTCGGGTTGTCGGCGACCCGCTACTACCAGGTCCTCAATGCGCTGGTCGATCGGCCGGAGGCGCTCGCAGCCGACCCGATGCTCGTCAAGCGGCTGCGCCGGCTGCGCGCCTCGCGGCAGAAGGCCCGCGCGGCGCGGCGCCTCGGCTTCGAGATCACCTGA
- a CDS encoding LytR C-terminal domain-containing protein translates to MNADREPNRLPLRAGAMLLFAVAVVFVGLGWHSAATSGNDPEKALEAANRQTATTSAPAPTTSSVASNAKLVCVINAGDISGLAQEVTDQLKAQQFRTARPQNYTGGGFSENTIFYADDADKAQADKVNQALGGSYSVEERPSSFTMCRTGIAVIAIERAQ, encoded by the coding sequence ATGAATGCAGATCGTGAGCCCAATCGCCTGCCGTTGCGTGCCGGGGCCATGCTGCTGTTCGCCGTCGCCGTGGTCTTCGTCGGCCTGGGATGGCACTCGGCGGCGACTTCGGGGAACGACCCGGAGAAGGCCCTGGAAGCCGCCAACCGGCAGACGGCCACCACGTCTGCGCCTGCGCCGACGACGAGCAGCGTGGCGTCGAACGCCAAACTGGTGTGCGTGATCAACGCCGGAGACATCAGCGGTCTCGCGCAGGAGGTCACCGACCAGCTCAAGGCGCAGCAGTTCCGAACCGCCAGGCCACAGAACTACACCGGCGGCGGGTTTAGCGAGAACACGATCTTCTACGCCGACGACGCCGACAAAGCACAGGCGGACAAGGTCAACCAGGCACTCGGTGGTAGCTATTCGGTCGAGGAGCGGCCGTCGAGTTTCACCATGTGCCGCACCGGGATCGCCGTGATCGCCATCGAGCGCGCGCAATGA
- a CDS encoding Na(+)/H(+) antiporter subunit C, protein MSVNLFLLIVVGAMAACGAYLLMERSLVRMLLGLLLCGNAINLMIIVVSGGMGNPPIMGRSSDNRATDADPLAQAMVLTAIVITMGVAAFVLALVYRLFVLNRDDDDLEDDTEDVKILSGSLDTAPDRDRTDDPLTLADTSAGDLYDDEGNPLTAEEAAARHELLLETDLMPTDSDDVIDEDTPGDDDDDAAATTAGTDSGGER, encoded by the coding sequence ATGAGCGTCAATCTCTTCCTGCTGATCGTCGTCGGCGCGATGGCCGCATGCGGCGCCTACCTGCTGATGGAACGCAGCCTGGTGCGGATGCTGCTGGGACTTCTGCTGTGCGGCAACGCGATCAACCTGATGATCATCGTCGTGTCCGGCGGGATGGGGAATCCCCCGATCATGGGCCGATCGTCGGACAATCGCGCCACCGACGCCGACCCGCTCGCGCAGGCCATGGTGCTCACCGCCATCGTCATCACGATGGGTGTGGCGGCGTTCGTGCTGGCGCTGGTGTACCGCCTGTTTGTCCTCAACCGCGACGACGACGACCTCGAAGACGACACCGAGGACGTCAAGATCCTCTCCGGCTCGCTGGACACCGCGCCCGACCGTGACCGCACCGACGACCCGCTGACGCTGGCCGACACCTCCGCCGGCGACCTCTACGACGACGAGGGCAACCCGCTGACCGCAGAAGAAGCTGCCGCGCGGCACGAGCTGCTGCTGGAAACAGACCTCATGCCGACCGATTCCGACGACGTCATCGACGAGGACACCCCCGGTGACGACGACGATGACGCCGCGGCCACCACCGCCGGAACCGATTCCGGGGGTGAGCGATGA
- a CDS encoding monovalent cation/H+ antiporter complex subunit F — protein MSVVWSLVAAMLLISAVLTTIRILRGPTTLDRLVALDVLIALCMCGLGLWAAYSRDSTVVPAIVALSLLSFTGSVAIARFRVRDDQT, from the coding sequence ATGAGTGTCGTGTGGTCGCTCGTCGCCGCGATGTTGCTGATCTCGGCGGTGCTGACGACGATCCGCATCCTGCGCGGCCCCACCACGCTGGACCGTCTCGTCGCGCTCGACGTGCTGATCGCGCTGTGCATGTGCGGGCTCGGCCTGTGGGCCGCCTACAGCCGGGATTCGACGGTGGTTCCGGCCATCGTCGCCCTCTCGCTGCTGAGCTTCACCGGTTCGGTGGCCATCGCCCGTTTCCGAGTCCGGGACGACCAGACATGA
- a CDS encoding Na+/H+ antiporter subunit E — MSPIGRAPVVSTKGPVRSFIINVWRVSLLFIFWHFVGALVWIRGHVRLPAWLGTDSREVAVRLWTIAWLTFVWVLLWGTVSWANVLGGLVLAVAILTLLPLPRVPVEGRIHPLTLLRLVLRLIFDFIVSSAQVGWMAIRPGRPPLGAVIRMRVAIKSDMVLTLAVDYLNLVPGTMVLEIDHRRRMLYIHVFDVRSEKKVRAFYAQVAYVERMFIKAFERDSEWHPSPYHGIDDDYHGVKASERERVMSRERGRS, encoded by the coding sequence GTGAGCCCCATCGGACGAGCACCGGTGGTCTCCACCAAGGGACCCGTGCGCTCCTTCATCATCAACGTGTGGCGGGTGTCGCTGCTGTTCATCTTCTGGCACTTCGTCGGTGCGCTCGTGTGGATTCGCGGGCACGTGCGGCTGCCCGCCTGGCTGGGCACCGACAGCCGCGAGGTGGCGGTCCGGCTGTGGACCATCGCGTGGCTGACGTTCGTGTGGGTTCTGTTGTGGGGCACCGTTTCCTGGGCCAACGTGCTCGGCGGCCTGGTGCTGGCCGTGGCGATCCTCACGCTGCTGCCGCTGCCGCGGGTACCTGTCGAGGGGCGAATTCACCCGCTCACACTGTTGCGTCTGGTGCTCCGGCTCATCTTCGACTTCATCGTGTCCAGCGCCCAGGTGGGATGGATGGCGATCCGGCCGGGGCGTCCGCCGCTCGGCGCGGTCATCCGGATGCGCGTGGCGATCAAATCCGACATGGTTCTCACCCTGGCCGTCGACTACCTGAACCTGGTGCCCGGCACCATGGTGCTCGAGATCGACCACCGTCGGCGCATGCTCTACATCCACGTCTTCGACGTGCGGTCGGAGAAGAAGGTCCGCGCCTTCTACGCCCAGGTCGCCTACGTGGAGCGCATGTTCATCAAAGCCTTCGAGCGGGACAGCGAGTGGCATCCGAGCCCGTACCACGGCATCGACGACGATTATCACGGCGTCAAGGCGAGCGAACGGGAGCGGGTCATGAGTCGCGAACGGGGCCGGTCATGA
- a CDS encoding superoxide dismutase family protein, translating to MTATTHRPTTLRVIAALASAGAIGAVLAGCTPDEPPTDAKGTTPSVISGPPLPPGSVQNEDDVPTGQQAKAEIKNPDGEVVGEATFTARNPDGPVTVNVRVTGGDIAPGFHGMHIHANGQCAPKDGEDFGAAGGHLQVGAANAHPSSGDLVSINILNDHTGETVTTTDRVKLSQIVDKSIIIHEKPDNFGNVPNPSEKTLMTGDAGARVACGVISLEQ from the coding sequence ATGACCGCCACCACACACCGCCCGACCACCCTGCGCGTGATCGCAGCGCTGGCCTCCGCGGGGGCGATCGGCGCGGTGCTGGCCGGCTGTACCCCCGACGAGCCGCCGACCGACGCGAAGGGCACCACGCCGTCGGTGATCTCCGGGCCGCCGCTGCCGCCGGGGTCGGTGCAGAACGAGGACGACGTCCCGACCGGCCAGCAGGCGAAGGCCGAGATCAAGAATCCGGACGGCGAGGTCGTCGGCGAGGCCACCTTCACCGCGCGCAACCCCGACGGCCCGGTGACGGTGAACGTCAGGGTGACCGGCGGGGACATCGCACCGGGCTTCCACGGCATGCACATCCACGCCAACGGCCAGTGCGCGCCGAAGGACGGCGAGGACTTCGGTGCCGCGGGCGGCCACCTGCAGGTCGGTGCCGCCAACGCCCATCCGTCCAGCGGTGACCTGGTATCGATCAACATTCTCAACGATCACACCGGCGAGACCGTCACCACCACCGACCGGGTGAAGCTCTCGCAGATCGTCGACAAGTCGATCATCATCCACGAGAAGCCGGACAACTTCGGCAATGTGCCCAACCCCAGTGAGAAGACGCTGATGACCGGCGATGCCGGAGCGCGGGTCGCGTGCGGCGTCATCTCACTCGAGCAGTAG
- a CDS encoding glutamate--cysteine ligase, translating into MTSIPSIPFRGSPTPSLGVEWEFALTDKQSGDLSNSAAALFAAVEQRHPEHAGQVHKELLRNTVELVTGVCRTTAEALDDLSGTLGVVRGIADELGVDLYGAGTHPFAEWSTQLLTEGHRYAELIERTQWWGRQMLIWGVHVHVGISHRDKVLPILDALLNYYPHLLAISASSPMWAGQDTGYASNRAMMFQQLPTAGLPFQFARWDEFESFVADQKTTGIIDHLNEIRWDIRPSPHLGTIEVRVCDGMTNLRELSAAVALIHCLVVDLDRRLEAGETLPTMAPWLVQENKWRAARYGLDAIVITDGNCAERLVTEDLAGVLDRLAPIARDLDCIDELAGVTSIIESGGSYQRQRAVHAGGGTMRDVVASVVGELDAAG; encoded by the coding sequence GTGACCTCCATCCCGTCGATCCCGTTCCGGGGGTCACCGACACCGTCACTGGGCGTGGAGTGGGAGTTCGCGCTCACCGACAAACAGAGCGGCGACCTGTCGAACTCGGCGGCCGCGTTGTTCGCCGCCGTCGAGCAGCGACATCCTGAGCATGCCGGTCAGGTGCACAAGGAGTTGCTGCGCAACACCGTCGAACTCGTCACCGGGGTCTGCCGGACCACGGCCGAGGCGCTCGACGACCTGTCCGGCACGCTCGGGGTGGTGCGTGGCATCGCCGACGAACTCGGCGTCGACCTGTACGGCGCGGGTACGCACCCGTTCGCGGAATGGTCCACTCAGCTGCTCACCGAGGGGCACCGGTACGCCGAACTGATCGAACGGACCCAGTGGTGGGGACGTCAGATGCTCATCTGGGGCGTGCATGTCCACGTCGGTATCAGCCACCGCGACAAGGTGTTACCCATCCTCGACGCGCTGCTCAACTACTACCCGCATCTGCTGGCGATCTCGGCGTCGTCGCCGATGTGGGCGGGTCAGGACACTGGGTACGCCAGCAACCGGGCGATGATGTTCCAGCAGTTGCCCACCGCGGGTCTGCCGTTCCAGTTCGCGCGGTGGGACGAGTTCGAATCCTTTGTCGCCGACCAGAAGACGACCGGCATCATCGATCACCTCAACGAGATCCGGTGGGACATCCGGCCGTCACCGCACCTGGGCACCATCGAGGTGCGGGTGTGTGACGGCATGACCAATCTGCGCGAACTGTCGGCGGCGGTCGCGCTGATCCACTGCCTCGTCGTCGATCTGGATCGGCGGCTGGAGGCGGGTGAAACGCTGCCGACGATGGCCCCGTGGCTGGTGCAGGAAAACAAGTGGCGCGCAGCGCGTTACGGCCTCGACGCCATTGTCATCACCGACGGCAACTGCGCTGAGCGGCTGGTCACCGAGGATCTCGCCGGCGTCCTCGACCGACTCGCGCCGATCGCCCGCGACCTCGACTGCATCGACGAGCTGGCCGGGGTGACGAGCATCATCGAGAGCGGCGGTAGCTATCAGCGGCAGCGGGCCGTGCACGCCGGTGGCGGCACGATGCGAGACGTGGTGGCGTCGGTGGTGGGGGAGTTGGACGCGGCGGGTTGA
- the mnhG gene encoding monovalent cation/H(+) antiporter subunit G, which produces MILDIISAALLLLGGVMALTAAIGIVRFPDTLSRMHAATKPQTFGLLLVLLGAMLRLGDNVDVGMLILAGLFALMTAPVVAHRIGRLVYQEQRARDGLMDRADMEAGDHD; this is translated from the coding sequence ATGATCCTCGACATCATCAGTGCCGCTCTGCTGCTGCTCGGCGGGGTCATGGCGCTGACCGCAGCTATCGGCATCGTCCGCTTCCCGGACACGCTGAGCCGCATGCACGCGGCGACCAAACCGCAGACCTTCGGCTTGCTGCTGGTGCTGCTCGGCGCGATGCTGCGGCTCGGCGACAACGTGGACGTAGGCATGCTCATCCTGGCCGGTCTGTTCGCGCTGATGACCGCCCCGGTGGTGGCCCATCGCATCGGCCGGCTCGTCTACCAGGAGCAGCGCGCCCGGGACGGGTTGATGGATCGTGCGGACATGGAGGCCGGGGATCACGACTGA
- a CDS encoding Na+/H+ antiporter subunit A, which translates to MISVLAALAVCAVLAPAVIHAVGTKGFYILALAPAGALVWVIAEWPDGNPADARTETVAWVPSLHMDIVTRFDTLAAIMSVLILGVGALVLCYCAHYFDEARPRVAVFGGEMIAFAAAMFGLVVSDNMLVLYVFWELTTVLSFMLVGFYAVRTTSRRAATQALLVTTLGGLAMLVGIIVLGERCGTYLLSEILANPPAAGTYIEIAIVLLLIGALSKSAIVPFHFWLPGAMAAPTPVSAYLHAAAMVKAGIYLIARLAPAFATTLSWHVAVVVLGSITMVLGGWRSLRELDLKLVLAFGTVSQLGFMAVLVGIGDANVAMAGLTMLVAHAMFKASLFMVVGIIDHSTGTRDIRKLARLGHRLPALALVAAIAGASMAGIPFTFGFVGKETAFGSVWATGAFSSWQAEVVDIVLLVGSIITFAYTCRFLWGAFGRKVRSTPSPAVAKMHPPSAMFFFSPVVLAIGGIVAALASPQIGNLFEPYAETLPDYGHHLEHLAMWHGFGLPVVFSIIVIVAGAGVFLLARRMREQLFRYRPLLNADRIYDSTLRTADTLSLMLTRNTQRGSLPITQGVILTTSILVPVAVLFWGGRNQLDLDGGSPSQYVIGGIMIASALVATVLRNRLAGALIVGVTGYGCGMLFALYGAPDLALTQFLVETLTLVIFVLVLRKLPAEPEPRHSTGFKPLRALIGVAFGIMLVTIGLFAAAARSETPLHIDIPAAAYEFGHGANAVNVLLVDIRAWDTLGEVSVLIVAATGVASMVFRNRRFGAVPRVADAARLQDGMNGNGRDDDEDDDPIPPDRTTWLLGSGFRDPRHRSMVLEATTRLIFPTMVVLSVYFFYAGHNAPGGGFAGGLTMGLALVLRYLAGGRYELGEALPVEPGRILGAGLAISATTAVVSLFLGAPALSSAVFTVHLPVLGDIKFVTALFFDLGIYLIVIGLVLDVLRSLGARLDVETTAGTNQPLNDQRVGR; encoded by the coding sequence TTGATTTCTGTGTTGGCTGCGTTGGCAGTGTGCGCTGTCCTCGCGCCAGCAGTGATCCATGCCGTGGGCACCAAGGGTTTCTACATCCTCGCGCTCGCCCCGGCCGGCGCCCTGGTCTGGGTGATCGCCGAGTGGCCGGACGGGAATCCCGCCGACGCGCGGACCGAGACCGTGGCGTGGGTTCCGAGTCTGCACATGGACATCGTGACCCGGTTCGACACCCTGGCCGCGATCATGTCGGTGCTGATCCTCGGGGTCGGCGCTCTCGTGCTCTGCTACTGCGCGCACTACTTCGACGAGGCACGCCCACGGGTGGCGGTCTTCGGCGGCGAGATGATCGCCTTCGCCGCCGCCATGTTCGGTCTCGTCGTCTCCGACAACATGCTCGTGCTCTACGTCTTCTGGGAACTCACGACCGTCCTGTCATTCATGCTCGTCGGCTTCTACGCGGTGCGCACCACGTCGCGGCGCGCCGCCACCCAGGCACTGTTGGTCACCACCCTCGGCGGTCTGGCCATGCTGGTCGGGATCATCGTGCTGGGCGAGCGCTGCGGCACCTATCTGCTCTCGGAGATCCTCGCGAACCCGCCCGCAGCAGGCACCTACATCGAAATCGCGATCGTGCTGCTGCTGATCGGTGCGCTGAGCAAGTCGGCCATCGTGCCGTTCCACTTCTGGCTGCCGGGCGCGATGGCCGCCCCCACCCCGGTCAGCGCATATCTGCACGCCGCCGCGATGGTCAAGGCCGGCATCTACCTGATCGCCCGGCTCGCCCCGGCCTTCGCGACGACGCTGAGCTGGCATGTCGCCGTCGTCGTCCTCGGCTCGATCACCATGGTGCTCGGTGGCTGGCGCTCCCTGCGCGAACTCGATCTCAAACTCGTCCTCGCCTTCGGCACCGTGTCCCAGCTCGGTTTCATGGCCGTCCTCGTCGGCATCGGCGACGCCAACGTGGCGATGGCCGGGCTCACCATGCTGGTGGCGCACGCCATGTTCAAGGCGTCGTTGTTCATGGTCGTCGGCATCATCGACCACTCCACCGGTACCCGCGACATCCGCAAACTCGCCCGGCTGGGGCATCGGCTCCCCGCCCTCGCACTCGTCGCCGCCATCGCCGGCGCCAGTATGGCCGGAATCCCGTTCACCTTCGGATTCGTCGGCAAGGAGACCGCCTTCGGGTCGGTTTGGGCCACCGGTGCGTTCTCGTCGTGGCAGGCCGAGGTGGTTGACATCGTGCTGCTCGTCGGCTCGATCATCACTTTCGCCTACACCTGCCGCTTCCTGTGGGGCGCCTTCGGGCGCAAGGTTCGCAGCACGCCGAGCCCGGCGGTGGCCAAGATGCATCCGCCGTCGGCGATGTTCTTCTTCTCGCCGGTGGTCCTCGCGATCGGCGGGATCGTCGCCGCGCTCGCCAGCCCGCAGATCGGCAACCTCTTCGAGCCCTACGCCGAGACCCTCCCCGACTACGGCCATCACCTCGAACACCTCGCCATGTGGCACGGCTTCGGGCTGCCGGTGGTGTTCTCCATCATCGTGATCGTCGCCGGTGCCGGGGTGTTTCTGCTGGCCCGCCGGATGCGCGAGCAACTCTTCCGCTACCGGCCGCTGCTCAACGCCGACCGCATCTACGATTCGACGCTGCGCACCGCCGACACGCTCTCGCTGATGCTGACCCGCAACACCCAGCGCGGTTCGCTGCCCATCACCCAGGGCGTCATCCTGACCACCTCCATCCTGGTGCCGGTCGCCGTCCTGTTCTGGGGTGGCCGCAACCAGCTCGACCTCGATGGCGGCTCACCGTCGCAGTACGTGATCGGTGGCATCATGATCGCCTCCGCGCTGGTGGCCACGGTGCTGCGCAACCGCCTGGCGGGCGCGCTCATCGTCGGCGTCACCGGGTACGGCTGCGGCATGCTGTTCGCGCTGTATGGTGCACCCGACCTCGCGCTCACCCAGTTCCTGGTCGAAACGCTGACGCTGGTCATCTTCGTGCTGGTGCTGCGCAAGTTGCCCGCCGAGCCCGAGCCGCGGCACTCCACCGGCTTCAAACCGCTGCGCGCCCTGATCGGTGTCGCCTTCGGCATCATGCTGGTCACCATCGGCTTGTTCGCCGCGGCCGCCCGCTCCGAGACACCACTGCACATCGACATCCCGGCCGCCGCCTACGAGTTCGGGCACGGCGCCAACGCGGTCAACGTGCTGCTCGTCGACATCCGCGCCTGGGACACCCTCGGAGAGGTCTCGGTGCTGATCGTCGCCGCCACCGGCGTCGCGTCGATGGTGTTCCGCAACCGCCGCTTCGGAGCGGTCCCGCGGGTCGCCGACGCCGCCCGCCTGCAGGATGGAATGAACGGCAACGGCAGAGATGATGACGAGGACGACGATCCGATCCCACCGGACCGCACCACCTGGCTGCTGGGCAGCGGTTTCCGCGATCCGCGGCACCGGTCGATGGTGCTCGAGGCCACCACGCGGCTGATCTTCCCGACGATGGTGGTGTTGTCGGTGTACTTCTTCTACGCCGGGCACAACGCACCGGGTGGTGGGTTCGCGGGCGGACTCACGATGGGACTCGCGCTGGTGCTGCGCTACCTGGCCGGCGGCCGCTACGAACTCGGCGAGGCCCTGCCCGTCGAACCGGGCCGCATCCTGGGCGCGGGCCTGGCGATCTCGGCGACCACCGCGGTGGTGTCGCTGTTCCTCGGCGCACCGGCGTTGTCGTCGGCGGTGTTCACCGTGCACCTCCCCGTTCTCGGCGACATCAAGTTCGTGACCGCCCTGTTCTTCGACCTCGGTATCTATCTGATCGTGATCGGGCTGGTCCTCGACGTGCTGCGCAGCCTCGGGGCGCGCCTCGACGTGGAGACCACCGCCGGCACCAATCAGCCACTCAACGATCAGCGGGTGGGCCGATGA